The Lycium barbarum isolate Lr01 chromosome 10, ASM1917538v2, whole genome shotgun sequence genome includes a region encoding these proteins:
- the LOC132615161 gene encoding large ribosomal subunit protein eL42: protein MVNVPKTKKTYCKSKDCKKHTLHKVTQYKKGKDSLAAQGKRRYDRKQSGYGGQTKPVFHKKAKTTKKIVLRLQCQGCKHVSQHPIKRCKHFEIGGDKKGKGTSLF, encoded by the exons GTGAACGTTCCAAAAACTAAGAAGACTTACTGCAAGTCAAAGGATTGCAAAAAGCACACCCTGCATAAGGTTACACAGTACAAGAAAGGAAAAGATAGCCTAGCAGCTCAAGGGAAGCGTCGTTATGATCGCAAGCAGTCTGGTTATGGTGGTCAGACAAAACCCGTCTTCCACAAGAAG GCCAAAACAACCAAGAAGATTGTGCTAAGGCTGCAATGCCAGGGTTGCAAACATGTGTCACAGCACCCAATCAAG AGATGCAAGCACTTCGAAATTGGTGGAGATAAGAAGGGAAAGGGAACTTCTCTCTTTTAA
- the LOC132614560 gene encoding ankyrin repeat-containing protein NPR4-like, whose product MYLAEANSNGHHPSPPPDIIDKKEVWRCLPLHRALLRGDQRGSEQLAESLFPHIPFVEAMSKKITGRGDTGLHVLVGAGKWFDDLMHNPTMIGPSLTLRNRDGHTPLCVAATVGNMQAARKLLLLEMKLPPTLRALNEAVGPYPIIEAARYGHREMVLLLIGDMDRTMEGSAPTKESTASLFLHLLVVAGFYDVLLDLVLLHPGLARAEFYGDNNESLLSLMAGKPSAFRSGIRLSFWQRLHYSVTPIGHIRDTKVMHEEALAIVKCLCEELMKHYYSEDIEPVLRTALLLAASSGTSEIIEEIIECYPDAIWFVNSENHNLFHLAVINRYEKVFNLIYQLSIYKHLVIADDDTSGNNILHMAGKLAPLGRLNLISGAALQMQRELQWFQEVEKFVHPTLRTKRNPYGKTPKMVFTEEHKELVKEGEKWMKETANSCIFVSALTATVGFAAAITVPGGNNQNSGFPLFSNKTAFTIFAVSVAFCLFFSVASVILFLSILTSRYAEGDFLKSLPTRLILGLGTLCISMASLVTAFGAAIYLVFGQTEGWMLVSVGIAALMPAGILALLPVIHFESLQIPLLIDMFMSTYGPSIFRKQSSRLLH is encoded by the exons ATGTATCTAGCAGAAGCAAACAGTAATGGTCATCACCCATCGCCCCCTCCTG ACATAATCGACAAGAAGGAGGTGTGGAGATGCTTGCCTTTACACCGTGCATTACTCAGAGGCGACCAACGTGGTTCTGAACAACTTGCTGAATCTCTCTTCCCACATATTCCTTTTGTTGAAGCCATGTCCAAGAAGATAACAGGAAGAGGGGACACCGGCCTTCACGTACTTGTTGGTGCTGGAAAGTGGTTTGATGACCTGATGCATAATCCAACAATGATTGGACCATCATTGACTTTGCGTAACAGGGATGGTCATACACCTCTTTGTGTGGCTGCAACGGTTGGGAACATGCAGGCAGCCAGGAAATTATTACTACTTGAAATGAAACTCCCACCGACTTTGCGAGCTCTCAATGAAGCTGTTGGGCCGTATCCAATCATAGAGGCTGCTAGATATGGTCATAGGGAGATGGTTTTACTTTTGATTGGGGATATGGACAGGACGATGGAAGGCTCCGCGCCAACCAAAGAATCAACTGCTTCCCTCTTTCTCCATTTGTTAGTAGTGGCTGGATTCTATG ATGTGCTGCTAGATCTGGTTCTACTTCATCCTGGTTTGGCCCGGGCAGAGTTTTATGGTGACAATAACGAATCCCTTTTGAGCTTGATGGCTGGGAAACCTTCTGCATTTAGGAGTGGGATACGACTAAGTTTCTGGCAACGGTTGCATTATTCTG TAACACCAATCGGACACATTAGGGATACAAAAGTGATGCATGAAGAGGCTCTTGCTATAGTGAAATGTCTTTGCGAGGAACTAATGAAACATTATTACTCTGAGGATATAGAGCCAGTACTTCGAACAGCTCTTCTTTTGGCAGCAAGTTCAGGAACTTCTGAAATCATAGAAGAAATTATAGAATGCTACCCTGATGCAATTTGGTTTGTGAATTCTGAGAACCATAACTTATTTCACCTTGCAGTAATAAATCGTTATGAGAAGGTGTTTAACCTTATATATCAGTTAAGCATATATAAACATTTGGTAATAGCCGATGATGACACTTCAGGGAACAATATATTACATATGGCTGGGAAACTAGCACCTCTTGGCCGACTCAATCTAATCTCAGGTGCAGCTTTGCAAATGCAGCGTGAACTACAATGGTTTCAG GAGGTGGAAAAGTTTGTTCACCCGACTCTTAGAACAAAGAGAAACCCTTATGGAAAAACTCCAAAAATGGTGTTCACTGAGGAACACAAGGAACTGGTCAAAGAAGGAGAGAAATGGATGAAAGAAACTGCAAATTCCTGCATATTTGTCTCAGCACTAACAGCAACAGTAGGATTTGCAGCAGCCATCACTGTGCCAGGTGGAAACAATCAAAACAGTGGGTTTCCACTTTTCTCCAACAAAACGGCCTTCACCATTTTTGCTGTTTCGGTTGCATTCTGTTTGTTCTTTTCAGTTGCCTCTGTTATACTGTTTTTGTCTATCCTCACCTCAAGATATGCAGAAGGTGATTTTCTAAAATCTCTTCCGACAAGATTAATTCTAGGCCTCGGTACCCTATGCATCTCAATGGCATCTCTGGTGACAGCATTTGGTGCTGCAATTTACCTTGTTTTTGGTCAGACAGAAGGATGGATGCTTGTTTCAGTCGGCATAGCAGCCCTCATGCCAGCCGGCATATTGGCCCTCTTGCCAGTAATCCACTTTGAATCCTTGCAAATTCCCCTCTTGATTGATATGTTTATGTCCACATATGGTCCAAGCATTTTTCGTAAGCAGAGCTCGCGTTTACTTCACTAG